The following coding sequences lie in one Kribbella sp. NBC_00709 genomic window:
- a CDS encoding A24 family peptidase, which translates to MPADNALLAAGIGVVVCGPAAAVLGPWLMRRIPEPVLEEGETKVPYASVAGRRAAYWCGGLAAVAGGLLGWMLGMDAVLPAWLVLAVAGAVLGYIDARTRFLPSVIIWPTYVVVGAGLLAAAVATGEWGSLRRAVIAGAIGFAVFYVLWFAFPRGVGFGDVRLSGLLGLALGWLGWGQFVSGLYGGFFLGAIVGIALIAGRVMTRKQMVPFGPFMLVGALAGVLLGAPLERLYAG; encoded by the coding sequence GTGCCGGCCGACAACGCGTTGCTCGCTGCGGGGATCGGGGTGGTCGTCTGCGGTCCCGCAGCGGCCGTCCTCGGCCCGTGGCTGATGCGCCGCATCCCCGAGCCGGTGCTGGAGGAAGGCGAGACCAAGGTCCCGTACGCCTCGGTGGCCGGTCGGCGAGCGGCGTACTGGTGCGGCGGGCTCGCCGCGGTCGCCGGCGGACTGCTGGGCTGGATGCTCGGGATGGACGCAGTGCTGCCCGCGTGGCTCGTGCTGGCGGTCGCCGGGGCGGTGCTCGGGTACATCGACGCCAGGACGCGATTCCTGCCCTCGGTGATCATCTGGCCGACGTACGTGGTCGTCGGGGCCGGGTTGCTGGCCGCGGCGGTGGCGACGGGGGAGTGGGGGTCGTTGCGCCGGGCAGTGATCGCCGGGGCGATCGGGTTCGCGGTGTTCTACGTGCTGTGGTTCGCGTTCCCGCGGGGCGTCGGGTTCGGCGATGTGCGGTTGTCGGGGCTCCTCGGGCTGGCGCTCGGCTGGCTGGGCTGGGGACAGTTCGTGTCCGGTCTGTACGGCGGGTTCTTCCTCGGCGCGATCGTCGGGATCGCGTTGATCGCCGGCCGGGTGATGACGCGCAAGCAGATGGTCCCGTTCGGGCCGTTCATGCTGGTCGGGGCGTTGGCCGGAGTACTGCTCGGTGCGCCGCTGGAGCGGCTGTACGCCGGATAG
- a CDS encoding DUF2330 domain-containing protein, producing MKLWRVVAGVLAVGFIAAGVTPAWACACGGYLPDAQSQARAYGETALVQHAGGTEKITLSMAINGSSKKAAWIMPVPAAAKVELGDDELFYRLDRLTRPKVVYRKTYWPFRGLGIMGNRSGLAGEAAPGSAVNVRQQMILGPFAVARLTGSTGTAVTDWLRTNGYVVPATLAANLTPYLTEKWEIVAVKLAPKRDGESLSGATPPLRLTFASERIVYPMRLSKGATTAQTVTVYVAAEHRVDATELPDAAVTPELLFAGRVEDVALAKPADYLTAYTATYRDPGRITDDFTFAPAATDAEYQRVEVITENDGFWSTIGVLFGGLLLIGVGAAVIARILVRRARAGLS from the coding sequence GTGAAGCTTTGGCGGGTAGTGGCGGGTGTGCTGGCGGTCGGATTCATCGCGGCCGGGGTGACGCCCGCGTGGGCGTGCGCGTGCGGCGGTTACCTGCCGGACGCCCAGTCGCAGGCCCGTGCGTACGGCGAGACCGCGCTGGTCCAGCACGCGGGCGGCACCGAGAAGATCACGCTCTCGATGGCGATCAACGGCTCGTCGAAGAAGGCGGCCTGGATCATGCCGGTTCCGGCCGCGGCCAAGGTCGAGCTGGGCGACGACGAGCTGTTCTACCGGCTCGACCGGCTGACCCGGCCGAAGGTCGTGTACCGAAAGACGTACTGGCCGTTCCGCGGCCTCGGGATCATGGGCAACCGCAGCGGCCTGGCCGGCGAGGCGGCCCCCGGGTCCGCCGTGAACGTCCGCCAGCAGATGATCCTCGGGCCGTTCGCGGTCGCGCGCCTCACCGGCTCGACCGGGACTGCGGTCACGGACTGGCTGCGCACGAACGGGTACGTCGTACCGGCGACACTGGCCGCGAACCTCACGCCGTACCTGACCGAGAAGTGGGAGATCGTGGCGGTGAAGCTCGCGCCCAAGCGGGACGGCGAGAGCCTGAGCGGGGCGACGCCGCCGTTGCGGCTGACGTTCGCGTCGGAGCGGATCGTGTACCCGATGCGGCTGAGTAAGGGCGCCACCACCGCCCAGACGGTCACGGTGTACGTCGCGGCCGAGCACCGGGTCGACGCCACCGAGCTGCCGGATGCGGCGGTGACGCCCGAGCTGCTGTTCGCCGGCCGGGTCGAGGACGTCGCGCTGGCCAAGCCGGCCGACTACCTGACCGCGTACACGGCGACCTATCGCGATCCGGGCCGGATCACCGACGACTTCACGTTCGCGCCGGCCGCGACCGACGCCGAGTACCAGCGGGTCGAGGTCATCACCGAGAACGACGGCTTCTGGAGCACGATCGGCGTCCTCTTCGGCGGCCTGCTGCTGATCGGCGTCGGCGCCGCGGTGATCGCCCGGATCCTGGTACGGCGCGCCCGGGCCGGGCTCAGCTGA
- a CDS encoding FAD-dependent oxidoreductase → MSLLDRRTVLKASGAVAAVGLAGCGDAKDNAGGTTSPTQTPTTSTPSTTAPTTTAPSSSAASTTTTPSSTPTSSAPTGTSAAPNWNTFSRSLTGKVYLPSTSGYAAAHQLFNPRWDSVRPTAVVKAANPADVQKAINFARDNKLVLVPKSGGHSYVGASTISNGMQLDVGAIRGMSYSNGVLTVGAGARLYDVHAFLDRYGRSLPTGTCPTVGVAGLTLGGGMGIHTRTFGLTCDRVVSMGVFTADGKSHNVSATVEPDLFWALRGSGGGNLGVVTSFRFATIPATKLGFFRLTWPESQAAAVVRGWQKFAQTAAATAWGNLHIDAQSNGTLSIHVLGVSTTGNANAAAAQLESFVGAKASARTITVKSHLEAVKYLGGGTTSPRQGFLAGSDVLKGPMDAATITALLGAVKAAARARTPASAILDPLGGQAAKQPAGGASWPWRSALGTIQWYSSAQNTGAQTFIANGHRAVRAASAGAYVNYLEAGRAVSSYYGASSAELQAAKKKYDPGNFFHTPYTLV, encoded by the coding sequence GTGAGCCTGCTTGACCGCCGGACGGTTCTGAAGGCCAGCGGGGCCGTTGCTGCTGTCGGACTGGCCGGATGCGGCGACGCGAAGGACAACGCCGGCGGGACGACGAGCCCCACGCAGACGCCGACCACGTCCACGCCGAGCACCACCGCTCCCACCACGACAGCCCCGAGTAGCTCAGCCGCGTCGACGACCACGACGCCCAGCAGCACCCCGACCAGCTCGGCGCCGACCGGGACCTCGGCCGCGCCGAACTGGAACACCTTCTCCCGATCGCTGACGGGCAAGGTCTACCTGCCCTCGACCTCGGGGTACGCCGCCGCGCATCAGCTGTTCAACCCGCGCTGGGACAGCGTCCGCCCGACCGCTGTCGTGAAGGCCGCGAACCCCGCCGACGTGCAGAAGGCGATCAACTTCGCCCGCGACAACAAGCTCGTGCTCGTGCCGAAGAGCGGCGGCCACTCGTACGTCGGTGCGTCGACCATCAGCAACGGGATGCAACTCGACGTCGGCGCGATCCGCGGCATGAGCTACTCGAACGGCGTGCTCACCGTCGGCGCCGGCGCCCGGCTGTACGACGTCCATGCGTTCCTCGACCGGTACGGGCGTTCGCTGCCGACCGGGACCTGCCCGACCGTCGGCGTCGCCGGCCTGACGCTCGGCGGCGGGATGGGCATCCACACCCGCACGTTCGGGCTGACCTGCGACCGGGTCGTGTCGATGGGCGTGTTCACCGCGGACGGGAAGTCGCACAACGTCAGCGCGACCGTCGAGCCCGATCTGTTCTGGGCGTTGCGCGGCAGCGGCGGCGGCAACCTCGGCGTGGTCACGTCGTTCCGGTTCGCCACCATCCCGGCGACCAAGCTCGGGTTCTTCCGGCTCACCTGGCCCGAGTCGCAGGCGGCGGCCGTCGTCCGCGGCTGGCAGAAGTTCGCCCAGACCGCGGCGGCGACCGCCTGGGGCAACCTGCACATAGATGCCCAGAGCAACGGAACGCTGTCGATCCACGTGCTCGGCGTCTCCACCACCGGCAACGCGAACGCGGCGGCCGCGCAGCTCGAGTCGTTCGTCGGCGCGAAGGCGTCGGCGCGGACCATCACCGTCAAGTCGCACCTGGAAGCGGTGAAGTACCTCGGCGGCGGTACGACCAGTCCGCGGCAGGGATTCCTCGCGGGTTCCGACGTACTCAAGGGCCCGATGGATGCGGCGACGATCACCGCGCTGCTCGGCGCGGTGAAGGCGGCCGCGCGGGCCAGGACACCGGCGTCGGCGATCCTCGACCCGCTCGGCGGGCAGGCCGCGAAGCAGCCGGCCGGTGGGGCGTCGTGGCCGTGGCGGAGCGCGCTGGGGACGATCCAGTGGTACTCGTCCGCGCAGAACACGGGCGCGCAGACCTTCATCGCCAACGGTCACCGTGCGGTCCGGGCCGCCTCGGCCGGTGCCTACGTCAACTATCTCGAGGCCGGCCGGGCAGTGAGTTCGTACTACGGCGCGAGCTCGGCCGAGCTCCAGGCCGCCAAGAAGAAATACGACCCGGGCAACTTCTTCCACACGCCGTACACCCTTGTCTAG
- a CDS encoding shikimate dehydrogenase: MTRCAVLGSPIAHSLSPAMHRAAYAALGLDWRYDAFEVEEDELRGFVASLGDDVRGLSLTMPLKRVALDLVDTVDPVAELIGAANTMLFEPDGSRSAHNTDVPGLVNAFAEQGITAAETAVVIGGGATAASTLAALRGMKVTEVTVVVRDVAKAERLLDLAAELGLRTSVADFSQVEQIGGFDLCVSTLPGGAVDPWAEHFAAVAPVVFDVAYHPWPTRLAIAAHRIGTELLNGLDLLVHQATLQVEMMTGRSPAPLAAMRTAAREELGDREPA; this comes from the coding sequence GTGACCCGTTGTGCCGTCCTGGGGTCGCCGATCGCGCATTCGTTGTCGCCGGCCATGCATCGGGCCGCGTACGCCGCGCTCGGCCTGGACTGGCGGTACGACGCCTTCGAGGTCGAGGAGGACGAGCTCCGGGGATTCGTGGCGTCCCTCGGTGACGACGTCCGCGGCCTGTCGTTGACGATGCCGTTGAAGCGGGTCGCGCTCGACCTGGTCGACACCGTCGATCCGGTCGCGGAGCTCATCGGCGCGGCGAACACGATGCTGTTCGAGCCGGACGGATCACGGTCGGCCCACAACACCGACGTACCGGGGCTGGTGAACGCTTTCGCCGAGCAAGGCATCACGGCGGCGGAGACAGCGGTCGTGATCGGCGGCGGGGCGACTGCGGCCTCGACGCTGGCGGCCCTGCGTGGCATGAAGGTCACCGAGGTGACCGTCGTCGTCCGGGATGTCGCGAAGGCCGAGCGGTTGCTGGACCTCGCGGCGGAGCTGGGACTCCGGACCTCGGTCGCGGACTTCTCGCAGGTCGAGCAGATCGGCGGCTTCGACCTGTGCGTGTCGACCCTGCCCGGTGGCGCGGTCGACCCGTGGGCCGAGCATTTCGCGGCGGTGGCTCCGGTGGTGTTCGACGTGGCGTACCACCCGTGGCCGACCCGGCTCGCGATCGCGGCGCACCGGATCGGTACAGAGCTGTTGAACGGACTTGATCTGCTCGTGCATCAGGCGACCCTCCAGGTGGAGATGATGACGGGTAGGTCGCCGGCTCCTCTGGCGGCCATGAGGACGGCCGCTCGTGAGGAGTTGGGGGATCGTGAGCCTGCTTGA
- the mltG gene encoding endolytic transglycosylase MltG codes for MDEDLNEGEEQRDDLGSGLGLRAESRVERRANRRRARSRRAFGCFAGLVSLIVVGAIVAGAVVGFGKGKDALEGVFSAPDYDGQGTGTVLVEITKGQAVSSIADTLEKKEVVKSARAFERVARDDARSLQIQAATYTLRKHMSAKAALALMLDTNASVKVMRVSVPAGKTKAEVSVTLQTKLKLPSGQAANALAHPATLGLPSYANGNPEGFLYPATYDVPKNANATTMLKLMTAKYASIAAQLNLVKAAEHKKVDPYQVVIVASIIAAETNRKEDYPKVARVIYNRLARGQRLQMDSTIHYVVGKDGGVFTTPAQRQMISPYNTYKNAGLPPTPINSPNVDTLRAALNPAQGSWLYFTLVNLDTGETAFASTPEEHQANVKKLQTWCQAHTGKC; via the coding sequence GTGGATGAAGATCTCAACGAGGGCGAGGAGCAGCGCGACGACCTGGGCAGCGGCCTCGGTCTGCGGGCCGAGTCCCGCGTCGAGCGGCGCGCCAATCGCCGCCGGGCCCGCAGCCGCCGGGCGTTCGGCTGCTTCGCCGGCCTGGTATCGCTGATCGTCGTCGGCGCGATCGTGGCCGGCGCCGTGGTCGGCTTCGGCAAGGGCAAGGACGCGCTGGAAGGCGTGTTCTCCGCGCCCGACTACGACGGGCAGGGCACCGGCACGGTGCTGGTGGAGATCACCAAGGGCCAGGCCGTCTCGTCGATCGCGGACACCCTGGAGAAGAAGGAAGTCGTGAAGAGCGCCCGCGCGTTCGAGCGGGTGGCCCGCGACGACGCGCGTTCGCTGCAGATCCAGGCCGCGACGTACACGCTGCGCAAGCACATGTCCGCGAAGGCCGCGCTCGCGCTGATGCTGGACACGAACGCGTCGGTCAAGGTGATGCGCGTCAGCGTCCCGGCCGGGAAGACCAAGGCCGAGGTCTCGGTGACCCTGCAGACCAAGCTCAAGCTGCCCTCCGGCCAGGCCGCGAACGCGCTCGCGCATCCGGCGACGCTCGGGTTGCCGTCCTACGCCAACGGCAACCCCGAGGGCTTCCTGTACCCGGCGACCTACGACGTGCCGAAGAACGCGAACGCGACCACGATGCTCAAGCTGATGACCGCGAAGTACGCGAGTATCGCGGCACAGCTCAACCTGGTGAAGGCCGCGGAGCACAAGAAGGTGGATCCGTACCAGGTCGTGATCGTGGCCAGCATCATCGCCGCCGAGACGAACCGGAAAGAGGACTACCCGAAGGTCGCGCGGGTGATCTACAACCGGCTCGCGCGCGGGCAGCGGCTGCAGATGGACTCGACCATCCACTACGTCGTCGGCAAGGACGGCGGGGTGTTCACCACGCCCGCGCAGCGGCAGATGATCTCGCCGTACAACACGTACAAGAACGCGGGCCTGCCGCCGACGCCGATCAACTCGCCGAACGTCGACACCTTGCGCGCGGCGCTCAACCCGGCGCAGGGCTCCTGGCTGTACTTCACGCTGGTCAACCTGGACACCGGCGAGACCGCGTTCGCCAGCACCCCCGAGGAGCACCAGGCGAACGTGAAGAAGCTCCAGACCTGGTGCCAGGCCCACACGGGGAAGTGCTGA
- the ruvX gene encoding Holliday junction resolvase RuvX — protein sequence MRRGVRIALDIGDARIGVASSDPHGILATPVETVRRGPGDLDRIAALAAELEAFEIVVGLPRSLSGGEGPAAVKIRETAEQVLDKVREGTTMRLVDERFTTVTAERMLRERGKKGAKRRAVVDQAAAVVILQHALDLERETGNPPGRPL from the coding sequence ATGAGACGTGGCGTGCGGATCGCGCTCGATATCGGCGATGCCCGGATCGGCGTCGCCAGCAGCGATCCGCACGGAATCCTGGCCACGCCTGTGGAAACCGTCCGGCGAGGGCCCGGGGATCTGGATAGGATCGCCGCACTCGCCGCCGAACTGGAGGCGTTCGAGATCGTGGTCGGGCTGCCGCGCTCCCTGTCCGGGGGCGAGGGGCCGGCCGCGGTGAAGATCCGGGAGACGGCGGAGCAGGTGCTGGACAAGGTGCGCGAGGGAACGACGATGCGGCTGGTGGACGAGCGGTTCACCACCGTCACCGCCGAACGCATGCTGCGGGAACGGGGAAAGAAAGGCGCCAAGCGGCGCGCGGTGGTCGACCAGGCCGCGGCGGTCGTGATTCTGCAACATGCGCTCGACCTCGAGCGCGAGACCGGTAACCCACCCGGGAGACCCCTGTGA
- the alaS gene encoding alanine--tRNA ligase codes for METSEIRRRFLQYFEDRGHTVVPSAPLPSPDPNLLFNVAGMAQFVPYFVGQQTPPYDRATSVQKCVRTLDIEEVGKTTRHGTFFQMNGNFSFGDYFKEKAIEYAWELVTKPQNEGGYGFDESVLYASVYYEDDEAIDIWKRVAGLPDDRIVRLGMKDNFWSMGIPGPCGPCSEILIDRGPEFGADRDWEAGDRYLEFWNLVFMQNIRGEGGGKDGYEILGELPKKNIDTGLGLERVAYLLQGVDNMYEIDEIYPVIERASELSGRKYGVEHVDDVRFRVVADHVRSALMLIGDGVTPGNEQGGYVLRRLLRRAIRSMRLLGYEDPSLVELLPVSLEQMKKSYPELVPDFGRISQVAYAEEEAFRRTLTAGTSIFDVAVKETKAGGAHQLEGAKAFQLHDTYGFPIDLTVEMAAEQGLNVDTEGFRSLMKEQRERAKADARAKKAGHADTSGYRELREKGVTEFTGYSELASDSQVRGLLREGAVAPFAEQGETVEVVLEKTPFYAESGGQIADEGLIVADGVKLKVLDVQRPVKGLIVHKVEILEGVVRPGLDVHAAVDHEWRVSACQAHSGTHVVHAALRQVLGPNALQSGSYNKPGYLRLDFAWSSALDPSTRSEIEEVANLAVRKDLPVSAQYMTLPEAREWGALALFGETYDEQVRVVEIGGPWSRELCGGTHVKHSSQVGAVTVTGESSVGAGVRRIEAFVGMEALHYLGRERALVRLLSENLKTRPEELPAKVADLAERLRAAEKELERVRAAQVLEAAGELSKNPKDVFGVQYVGHRAPDGVNGGDLRKLALDIRGRMATDKPAVIAVLSVNDGKPGVVIALNDMAREWRLKAGDLVRVAAEKLGGRGGGKDDVAQGGGTDPAGADEALAAVEHTVGHQVTG; via the coding sequence ATGGAAACCAGTGAGATCAGGCGGCGGTTCCTGCAGTACTTCGAGGACCGGGGCCACACCGTGGTGCCGAGCGCGCCGCTGCCGTCGCCGGACCCGAACCTGCTGTTCAACGTGGCCGGCATGGCCCAGTTCGTCCCGTACTTCGTCGGCCAGCAGACGCCGCCGTACGACCGGGCGACCAGCGTGCAGAAGTGCGTCCGCACCCTCGACATCGAAGAGGTCGGCAAGACCACCCGGCACGGCACGTTCTTCCAGATGAACGGCAACTTCTCCTTCGGCGACTACTTCAAGGAGAAGGCCATCGAGTACGCCTGGGAGCTGGTCACCAAGCCCCAGAACGAAGGCGGCTACGGCTTCGACGAGTCCGTGCTCTACGCCTCGGTGTACTACGAGGACGACGAGGCGATCGACATCTGGAAGCGGGTCGCGGGACTGCCCGACGACCGGATCGTCCGGCTCGGCATGAAGGACAACTTCTGGTCGATGGGCATCCCGGGTCCGTGCGGCCCGTGCTCGGAGATCCTGATCGACCGTGGCCCGGAGTTCGGCGCTGACCGGGACTGGGAGGCGGGCGACCGCTACCTGGAGTTCTGGAACCTGGTCTTCATGCAGAACATCCGCGGTGAGGGCGGCGGCAAGGACGGCTACGAGATCCTCGGCGAGCTGCCGAAGAAGAACATCGACACCGGTCTCGGCCTGGAGCGGGTCGCGTACCTGCTGCAGGGCGTCGACAACATGTACGAGATCGACGAGATCTACCCGGTGATCGAGCGGGCGTCCGAGCTCAGCGGCCGCAAGTACGGCGTCGAGCACGTCGACGACGTCCGGTTCCGCGTGGTCGCGGACCACGTCCGCAGTGCGCTGATGCTGATCGGCGACGGCGTCACCCCGGGCAACGAGCAGGGCGGGTACGTCCTGCGCCGGCTGCTCCGCCGGGCGATCCGCTCGATGCGGCTGCTGGGCTACGAGGACCCGAGCCTGGTCGAGCTGCTGCCGGTCAGCCTCGAGCAGATGAAGAAGTCCTACCCGGAGCTGGTGCCCGACTTCGGCCGGATCAGCCAGGTCGCGTACGCCGAGGAAGAGGCGTTCCGGCGGACTCTCACGGCTGGGACGAGCATCTTCGACGTCGCGGTCAAGGAGACCAAGGCGGGCGGTGCGCACCAGCTCGAGGGCGCGAAGGCGTTCCAGCTGCACGACACCTACGGCTTCCCGATCGACCTGACCGTCGAGATGGCCGCCGAGCAGGGCCTGAACGTCGACACCGAAGGCTTCCGCTCGCTGATGAAGGAGCAGCGCGAGCGCGCCAAGGCCGACGCCCGCGCGAAGAAGGCTGGTCACGCCGACACCTCCGGGTACCGCGAGCTGCGCGAGAAGGGCGTCACCGAGTTCACGGGGTACTCCGAGCTTGCCAGCGACTCGCAGGTCCGCGGACTGCTCCGTGAGGGCGCGGTCGCGCCGTTCGCCGAGCAGGGCGAGACCGTCGAGGTCGTGCTGGAGAAGACCCCGTTCTACGCGGAGTCCGGCGGCCAGATCGCCGACGAGGGCCTGATCGTCGCCGACGGCGTGAAGTTGAAGGTGCTCGACGTGCAGCGCCCGGTCAAGGGCCTGATCGTGCACAAGGTCGAGATCCTCGAGGGCGTAGTGCGCCCCGGCCTGGACGTGCACGCCGCGGTCGACCACGAGTGGCGGGTCTCGGCCTGCCAGGCGCACTCCGGCACGCATGTGGTGCACGCCGCGCTGCGCCAGGTGCTCGGCCCGAACGCGTTGCAGAGCGGTTCGTACAACAAGCCCGGCTACCTGCGGCTCGACTTCGCGTGGTCGTCGGCGCTGGACCCGTCGACCCGTTCGGAGATCGAAGAGGTCGCGAACCTCGCCGTCCGGAAGGACCTTCCGGTGTCGGCGCAGTACATGACGCTGCCGGAGGCGCGGGAGTGGGGCGCGCTGGCGCTGTTCGGCGAGACGTACGACGAGCAGGTGCGCGTGGTGGAGATCGGCGGCCCGTGGTCGCGTGAGCTCTGTGGTGGCACGCACGTGAAGCACTCCTCGCAGGTCGGCGCGGTGACGGTGACCGGCGAGTCGTCGGTCGGCGCCGGCGTCCGGCGGATCGAGGCGTTCGTCGGCATGGAGGCGCTGCACTACCTCGGCCGCGAGCGGGCCCTGGTCCGGCTGCTCAGCGAGAACCTGAAGACCCGCCCGGAGGAGCTGCCGGCGAAGGTCGCGGACCTGGCCGAGCGGCTGCGCGCGGCCGAGAAGGAGCTCGAGCGGGTCCGGGCCGCGCAGGTCCTCGAGGCCGCCGGCGAGCTGTCGAAGAACCCGAAGGACGTCTTCGGCGTCCAGTACGTCGGCCACCGCGCTCCCGACGGCGTGAACGGCGGGGACCTGCGCAAGCTGGCCCTCGACATTCGCGGCCGGATGGCGACCGACAAGCCGGCCGTGATCGCCGTACTGAGTGTGAACGACGGTAAGCCCGGTGTGGTGATCGCACTCAACGACATGGCTCGCGAATGGCGGCTCAAGGCCGGTGACCTGGTTCGGGTCGCGGCCGAGAAGCTCGGTGGTCGCGGCGGTGGCAAGGACGACGTCGCGCAGGGTGGCGGCACGGACCCGGCCGGCGCCGACGAGGCGCTGGCAGCGGTCGAGCACACCGTCGGCCACCAGGTCACGGGTTGA
- a CDS encoding DUF6167 family protein: MKRIIWLIIGIAVGVYAVTRLKKRAKVLAPEGMQESAAKLAAAVRHFGDQVREGMAERETELRDALGIETANDREDYR; the protein is encoded by the coding sequence GTGAAGCGGATCATCTGGCTGATCATCGGGATCGCCGTCGGCGTGTACGCCGTCACCCGGCTGAAGAAGCGCGCGAAGGTGCTCGCCCCGGAGGGTATGCAGGAGTCCGCGGCCAAGCTGGCCGCCGCGGTCCGGCACTTCGGCGACCAGGTCCGCGAGGGCATGGCCGAGCGGGAGACCGAGCTGCGCGACGCGCTGGGCATCGAGACCGCAAACGATCGTGAGGACTACCGGTAA
- a CDS encoding DUF948 domain-containing protein translates to MSVGEVAGLIAACALLILVGLLAYPILKLGKVFDETRIMVKGVSDSSVPLLGEVTTTVATTNAQLAKVDTITDNATTVTTNAAALMSLFSATAGGPLVKAAAFTYGVRRALGEQQRKDVSRRVKEEMKAERKARKR, encoded by the coding sequence ATGAGCGTCGGTGAAGTCGCGGGGCTGATAGCTGCCTGCGCGCTGCTCATCCTGGTAGGCCTGCTGGCTTATCCGATCCTGAAGCTGGGCAAGGTCTTCGACGAGACCCGGATCATGGTGAAGGGCGTCTCCGACTCCAGCGTCCCGCTGCTCGGCGAGGTGACCACCACCGTGGCGACCACGAACGCCCAACTGGCGAAGGTGGACACGATCACCGACAACGCCACGACGGTGACGACCAACGCGGCCGCGCTGATGTCGTTGTTCTCGGCCACTGCCGGCGGCCCGCTGGTGAAGGCGGCCGCCTTCACGTACGGCGTGCGCCGCGCGCTCGGTGAGCAGCAGCGCAAGGACGTCAGCCGCCGGGTCAAGGAAGAGATGAAGGCCGAGCGGAAGGCGCGGAAGCGGTGA
- a CDS encoding nuclear transport factor 2 family protein translates to MSRTADHVAAFNQAVTTGDWDSFAERFAVDATMRFVAIPVGPFEGRTAIAAAYKENPPAETMTLIADGDELARFRWSGGGTGSMELDWAPDGTVQALTVSFD, encoded by the coding sequence GTGAGCCGGACCGCCGATCATGTCGCCGCCTTCAACCAGGCGGTCACGACCGGCGACTGGGACAGCTTCGCCGAGCGGTTCGCCGTCGACGCGACGATGCGATTCGTCGCCATTCCGGTCGGCCCGTTCGAAGGTCGGACGGCTATCGCCGCGGCGTACAAGGAAAATCCGCCGGCCGAGACCATGACGCTGATCGCGGACGGCGACGAACTGGCGCGTTTCCGCTGGTCGGGCGGTGGCACGGGCTCGATGGAGCTCGACTGGGCACCGGACGGGACCGTTCAGGCACTCACGGTGAGCTTCGATTGA